In Pirellula sp. SH-Sr6A, the DNA window TCCTGCTTTCTCAAAACGCTGAACTTTAAATTGAAGCAATGTCCATGCTTGTTCTCTGTACGTTTGACTCAATTCTGCGGTTTCCCATGGGCTAATGTGCAATCGATAAAATGATCTGATAGAATGCGGTCTAGGTTAGAGTTGTTCGCTCACTCGTACTATTCGCTCATCATCTTCCTGACGTTCCTCAGGGATCGATCCATCCTCGAGCCTGTCGGTTCAGAGCAGGCATGAGTTAACGCACAACTGACCAAGTGCCACCCAAAAACCTGGCTGACTTGCGTCCAGGCACGAACCCCGGATCTATGGAAAACGGGAAATTCCCAATGAAGAAACTCACTAACATCCTAATGCTGTTGTCTTCAACGGCATTAGTCGGCTGTAACCAGGACGACAATTCCTCAACTTTGTCCACGTCAGAGAATCCACCTAAACTCGCTAGCGAACGAAGTGAGGCAAGTCGTGCGATAGCTGATTCGCTTGCCCGTGCAGTTTCGAATCAACAAGAGGAAAAACAACCAAGGCTCGACACGCCATTCTATGTGTATGGACTAGGGGAACCAACTTCGACGGACTTCTGGCAAGGATCGCAGTTTTTCGGAACCATGGATAAGGTTGGCGTTCTGAAGTCGGTAATGGACCAAATACCGAATCGACAAGCAGATCTAATTTTTATCCGCGATCGGAAGGCAGATCGTGAAGCTTATCTCACGCAAAATGGTATCGCTCTAGACTCGCAAGGTCTGTGGGATGTGGGGATCGAAGTAACCGACCTTGTCAATGGGAAACGCAGGCTCGGTGTTACTGCATCGTATGGCAAAGATATAGAGATCAATGGAGGGATTGGGCAACATGTCGTGAAAAACGTCACTGAAATTTGGGAATTGCAGGATAACGGCGCAGACCCGATTTTGCTTGAGCGTCATTCGCTTCCAAACTCGGCAACTGTGCACACACAGTCCGAAGTGCCTTCGTACATCACAGAACCGCCCTCGCCACCAGGCACAATTGGCTATTGACTGGGAGTGCGACGTTTTTGAAATGCTACCTGACAACAAGTTCACGTGTTAAAGTGCAAAGTCGCTCGAGAAGGTAACCGTAAGACTACCGCGAACTATTGCCGAGTCGGGTGAAGATCATTTCCTTAAATCACGACGGTGATTCTCAACCACGGACCGCGCGGAAAACACGGAATGGGAGTAAGAAATGGCTGTGGCCTTCCTTCGGTGTGTTCCGTGTATTCCGTGGTTCTTGAATCTTTGGCGGTAGCTTGCCCAAGTGTGTGACAGCAGAGTTGTGAAGTACTTCTCATCCAGGGATGAGGATGCGAGGACAATCATTACGATCGAGCCACTCACCTCGGGACCACCATCAAATGAAAATCAAGCGTCGCGTGTCGGATGCAGTCCGTGAAGAATTACGTGATCAAGCGCTCGAGAAGATTCGTGCCGCGTTGAGGGAACGCAGTCCAGCCTGGGAACGATGCGCCGCAATTGTTGCGGAGTTCATCGCACGGTCGGCGCCAAACGCGAATTAGCTCCAGGCAAACGCCACTATCTACGAGATCGGATTGGATGTCCGATCCGCGGATCTACTCTACAACCTTGGTTACATCAGCGTGCAATCACTCGCAGGGACCACCGAATCAGAACTTCGAAGAACGCCAAGCATCGGCGAAACCATCGTCGAGCATTGCCGCAAGGTTCTCCGGACTCTCAACATGTCGTTCCGCGACGAGTTTCAAACATACTGTCGCATCGGAGATTACCGAATGCCAGAGATGTGGAAGACGGCTGACAGTTTTTGACGTCTTCGCGATTGGTACAATGGGGCACAAATCAACGGGTTTCACCACCCATTCGATTTGCCAGCTGGGCTACAATGGCATTGTTGTTTTCCGGTGCATGCGGCCGGGTATTTACTAAATATCCGACCAATAGACATACTTACTCTCAATTCATATTACAATCCAGGATCCCTCTCATGACATCTGGACAAAAGAAGAAACTCATCGGAACGAATGCCGCCATATGGTCGATCGCTATATTGGCGTCCTTCGTACTTCCATTCATCGCAGAGTCAGTGTCAACTGGTTCCGCCAAGTTCCTACAAGTGTTGTGCTTCGCCCTGCCGTTGATCGTTGGGATGTTTATCTCATCAATGGTGATCAGCAAGTCAATCCCTGAAACTGCAGCAGAGTAGGTCCCTGCAAAAGAGGAGCAAAGTTCGATAACGCGAAGATGCATTTCAACATCGCACCGGAACTCCTAGCTCAATTATCGCGTAGCAAATGAGTGGCCTAACGCCACCAACGCATCATGTCAGATAGCCGGGTAAGCACGCCACTGCCGGGCATGCACATTGAACTGCGCGCATGTGGCCGCGCCCGTGCTGTGGCAATGTTGCATCATGTGCTGTGAATTCGTGAATTCTAGCGTTCGTCGAGTATCTTGTGGTTTAATGTAAATTGTCGCTTTTTATTTCGGAGACTTTTCGTGTTCGTAGATACAAGCGACATTCGGCCCATCGTCGAACATTGCCGCAAGGTACGTCGAACCCTCAACATGTCGTTCCGCGACGAAGTTCCAAACCTGCTTTCGCATCCGAGGCTACCCAACTCGCGAGAGTTGGAAGATGACTGACAGGGTTCGATCTCACGTAACTCATGCTTTGAATCCGTTCGTCGTCGATGACGTCCATGAATGATAGCGAATCAAACCTTGGATCGGCGTCTGGAATTGAGTTGCACTACGACAAGGCATTGAATGACGGCTCAGCGCCGGATTTTTCGGGATGCTGTTCGGTAATCCCAGGACCTTCGTCGCATTACACCACACGACGTACAGCGAGCCGCCGCAACATCCCGAAACCCATGAGGGGCGCCTACAACTAACCGGCGGTCGCTCCAAGGGAATAATCCATGGCATTGAGCAACTTCACACCTTGGACGGTGAGGTACAATTCAATCGGTTTCAAAGCCCATTCTGCCAGTCAAATTGGCTACAATGGAGGCTTTTTTTCCGGCGCATGCGCCGGAGAATCACTAGTTCGTCCATCCAAACTATGCAGACTCTTTCGGCATTGAAATCGTCGTACCTTGAGATTGCGCAACGGTTGCATGCGCCAATCGAATACGTGCGATTCGCCGAATCACCGCAACATGATGGCTCGCCACACATCGAGTCCAATGGGAACGGATTCGCGTATGTGATAACGGAACGTGGCGAGGAGTATGAACGGAAAACCACCACGTGCGAGGACGATATTCTCTACTGGCTTGTGCGCGACCTTACGCGGGAAATGGCAACAAGTTTTGAATTGGAACATCGACAAGCGAATGCGGATTCGCGTCGGATGTTCTTCCAAAAACACATTGAATTGATCGGTACTATCGATCGCGACTGGGAAAATCGGTTGAAAACCGAATACGACACAGTACTCGAACAACACCCGTTTCGTGATATAATGTACGAACAATGAAATGCAAGCGAGTTGCGGAGCGCGCGTTTCCTGACGGAGAGTCACTTGGCCGCAACCGCGTGATTTCGAGCGTTCGCCCGTATTGAGTGAGGTTCCATATGATTACCAAGAGCTCAAAGATTCCAGAACATCTGCGCATTCGATTTTGGCGTCGCTGGAAGTGTCGTGTTCTTTGGCCCTTTGCGACGGAACCGGAGCGCAATGGTTGCCTACGAATTGCATTCCGTGGCGGAACGTACTCGTTTCAGACATTGCGAGCGCTAGGTGCAACTGTCCAATCTGTCTACGTTAGATGCCTTCCAGTAGACGACGATGATCTCGCAGCAATGAGTCATTTTAGGAACTGTGAAGCGATGGATTTGGGTGGCACGAACATAACTGATGAGGGTGTTCGATGCTTGACAAGAATGCCGAAACTTGAGTACATCTTTCTCTGGCATACGCGCATTTCGGACGCAGCCGCGAGCATCTTGATGGGGATTTCCCAATTGCGAATGCTGTCGCTCCACGATACGCTTGTAACCGAAGATGGATTGGAGAAATTAAATCGCGCGCTTCCTAATTGCTTAATATGCCCGGATGAAAATCGGTATCGTTACGGTGTACATCGGGATATGGATGCGATCCGGTATTGGACCGATTTAGGATAGTGGCGAACACACACATGCACCGAAGCATCCGATCGGGCGTTTTTGATTTTGGAGACCTCACTGACGGATGCTCGGTGATGGTGGTCGTTACGTTGAAGAGGAGACGCGACTCGCGAGCTCGAAATGGAGACCTCCACTAGAACATCCGAAGGCTTTCCGTTTAACTGCACCGTTTGCGGAAAACAGATGATCGTGTCGTCGTGCACACCGCTAGGAGACACCGTATGCCCACATTGTGGTGCATTTCTATACGCACATTTGAAAGAACTTCAGATCGACAGTGATGACGACAAGAAGCTCGCTGACTTGGGAATACTGGTTGAGACGGACGACTTTGGAGAGATCATTTCTGCTCAAATGAATGGCCCGAGATACAACGACAAAACCATCGATAAACTGGCAGGACTTAAGGATATTCCGCAGATCAAACTGTACAATACTGCTTTAACGCGGCAGGGCGTCGAGCGACTTCGTAAGATGCTTCCTCAATCTAGCATTGAAGAAATTTCATAAGCGGACGATAGCCGAAACACAACGTAATCGGGTAAGGATGCCCGTTGCCGGGCACCCTCCCCACACCACCGTACGTGCGGGTCCGCATACGGCGGTTCAACGAAGATGAGCAAGCTCTGCCCATAATGTCTTCATGCTTAAAACCCCTTGGGCCGCTAACCACGCATTCGTTAGTCCTACACCGCTCGCTATGGTCTTCGACATATGCCAAGGACCTTTACGGCTTTTACCATGTCGAATCGCTTGCCGTCGCGGGCCCCCCAGTGCAACGAGGTTTCGGATGCGCGTGCGAACTCGTCGCCAACGTTTCCAGTAACAACATCGAATGCGCCTGCGAATCCACTGTTCCAAGCTTGCGAACAGTTTCAGTTGCGAGGCAAGGGCGAAGTAACCCATCCATCCGCGCACATAACGTGCAAGTTCTTTCAAGCGGTGCGCCATCGAAATCCCTCGGCTGCGCCCAGTGATCTCGCGAATACGATGCTTGAACTTGTGAATGGATTGGGCTGAGACGTTGATCGTGGCTCGAAGTCCCGTGAAGATAAATCCAAGGTACTCGAGTTGATCTACGGACACGATTCGGCTCTTTTCCAGGTTAACGACTAGGTGAAGCTTGCGTGTAAGATAACGGTGTACCGATTCGAAAACCCGTTCGGCGCTCCGCTTGGATCTCGTGAAGATCACGAAGTCGTCAGTGTAGCGAACAAAGCGGAGTCCCCGTTGCTCTAGTTCCTTATCCAAGTCATCCAAGAGGATGTTTGCCAGGAGGGGAGAAGCAGGGCCACCTTGCGGTGTTCCTTCGGTTGTTGCATGAAGTTGCCCATCGACTATCACGCCTGCTCGCAAGTAACGACCAATCAGTTGCAGCATCGCTTTGTCATGGACCTTTCTTGCCACACGAGACATGAGTAGATCATGCCCCACGCGGTCAAAGAATTTGGATAAATCCATATCCACGGCGTAACGATAGCCGCGACGAATGGTGCGTCGGACTTGCTTGGCTGCTCCGTGAGCAGAGCGTTTCGGTCGAAAGCCGAAGCTCGATTCCGAAAAGCTCGGATCGAACAACGGAGTTAGGATTTGTACTATGGCTTGTTGGATCAACCGGTCTACTAGGTTTGGGATACCCAGTAACCGTTTGCCGCCATCGGGTTTGTCGATGGAAACTCGTCGAACCGGATTCGGTTGACAAGTGCCATCGAGAAGCTGTTGTCGAATGGCATGCCAACGGGGACGAAACCAAGCTGGGAATTCAGTGATGGTGATCCCGTCGGGACCAGAGGCCCCGCGGTTCGCCTTCACGTTCTTCCAAGCCAGTTCGATGTTGGAGTTTTCGACTAATGCCTCCATGAGAGACATTGGGAATAAACTCAAGGCTGGTTTCTCAATGGACGCTGTCGCGGCATCATCCGTTCGGACTGTTGAACCTGCGGTCTCCATGCGTACGGATTCCGGTAAACTCGGATCTCCTGGCATGGAGTGGTTCCCTCGCGGCAAGTCGATTGATGGCTCTTCCTTGTTCTTCATTGTTCGGCCCTTCCTGCTTCCATTGGCGTTGGAAGGTCAGTACTACGGCCTCTGCTGACTTCTATACAGCCCGGCGCTGCTTTCGTAGCGTCGTTCCTGGCTTTCAGTCTTCGAGATGACTTACTCCCTGGAGCTGTATAGATCTCCCCGGATAAGAGCATTGGTTTCCTCTGCACAAGCTCATCCTTTACCTGATCAACCGATAGGCATTGGGCTTCGCAATGTTGTGCTTGCTCGCCCGCTGATCCGGCCTTGTAGGATGTTTCTGTTCGTAGCCTCGCAGATTTGGTGTGAATGCACTCGAGTGGGGAATGATGCACTGATGGCAATCGACAGACTCGATACTTACCCATACATTCGCAGGCTTCCTTCCCACGGTCGGTTGCCCTTCCGCAGTTGCCCTCACCGTGTGCTTGCACTTTCGTAGTGGTCATTTGGTATACTGATCTCCTCAAGTGTCCTATCTCGCACAGGGGACTTGAACCCCATTAACCAACGCCCGTGCCGGGCGTACCCAAGCGGTGAACCCAAGCCGCCGATAGTGTCGCTACTTAAATCAACATCAAACGCGGCGGCTGGGTTACCGCCGCCGACTATGAAGTCCTGGGTTTGCAAGTGGCGGTCGCCACGATTTTTGGATTTTTGTTTTTACATCATGAGAGTTCCCGGTAGGTGCCTTCGTCGGAGCCGCTTGTCGGTCGCTCACCCCGGCGCAGCGCATGCGGAGCGTATGGCGAATGACAAGCGGCGCAGCGGAGGGCACCGGTGCCTTTGTTGGAGAGCTTTGAGGGAGCTTGGCCCTGGCGATTGTGACTGCGATACAAGGATGTTGATTAAACGACTATTCGAGGTGTAAACGCTCTTCGGTCTTGTGCGCCTGCTGATGCAGGTAGCGTCCCCTCAGTTATCCATACACGGTTCAAGCATCTTTGATTCGATGTTGTTCCGCAGTGGCTATAGCTTGCCTGGAGGCTTCTGTGAGCAGCAAGCTACCTTCCGTTCGACGACACATTCTTTAGGGCGACGTGTTTGACGATTCCGTGAGCCGAAGCTCATGTCCTAATGGAACCGTCAGTGTCAGTTTTGATGGGTGTTGAGTCGATTGGGTAGGTCTTCTCCTTGATGGCTGTCTGTTAATCGCTGGTTACACTGGCTCCGTGGTTAAAATGGTGTTGTCGGGTTATTGTTGAATCCATGGTCCAATTCGTTCTCCGATCTGAATGATCAGCCCGCGATACTGGTTGTCCAATGATTCGTTTTGTAAATTGGCGAGCAAGGCGCATTCGTTCTCCGATGTCAAACGCATCAGGCAGCCGGTACGGGCTTTCTTGCTCGCCGTGGTTTGGTTGGTGTTTGTTTGCTAATTGCACTAGACTTGGTTGCTGCTGTCTTGCGTGGCTTGTCTGATTTTGCAATCGTTTTGGCTTTGGTTTTCACCGGCCTGGCCTTGGCGTTTTTCTCAGCCGCAGCCTCTCTAATGGCTCGAGCTTCGCGTCGGAGGCGACTCTTGCGTTGGTCACTGTTCTCCTTGGGCTTCATCTCGGAGAGTGTGGCTTTGAGGGTAGGCGACATGCGACCGAAGGACTCCGTGACGTCAATCATGCGCTTCGGATCCCAGTCTTTGTCGTCTCGCATCAGTGCCCAGGCTAAGACCGCTATCTTGCGGGCAAGTGCCACAGCAGCTTTCTTTTTGCGAGTGCGTTGCTTGCCGCAGACTCGCTCGTAGATGGACTTGGCCCATGGATTGTATCGCAGCGATGCCCATGCGCATTCGACCAGGATGGTTCGAGCTAATGGGTTGCCTCGCTTGGTAATGCGACCGTTTCGGTCGGTCTCACCGGATTGATATTGGCGTGGTACGAGCCCGAAATAGGCAGACACTTCGCGGCCGCTAGAGAAGCGATGCGGATCGTCGATGCAAGCGACCAAGATCTCAGCGGTTCTTGGTCCAACGCCGGGGATCGTCATGATACGTCCGATTCGTTTATCGTTCTTACCGATTGCTTCAAGCTTCTTGACCACCAGGTCATGCTGAGCGGTGAGTGCATCGAGCTGCGTAAGTTCGATATCAAGTTCGGCTCGCCACAGTTCCTTGTCTTCGCATTCCGATAGCGGCTTGCGGAATGAATCGATACGCTTCCGGCCAGTGTTCCAGGCCTTCTCGCCCGAGTCGATGGTGATACCATGATTAACGAACCACGCGCGGATAGCACACTTCATCTTGCAGATGCGATGATCGAGCGTCTTGCGATATTTGACCAAGGAGCGGAATTCTCGAAGTTTCTCAGACGGCATGTGCACAGCCTTAAGTTCGTTCATCGAGGCCATTCGAGCGAGCTTGAGGGCATCGTCTTTGTCGGTCTTGCGTTTGACGTTGGACCACTTCCAAGCGTCTTCGTTGGTTGAGCAAACAAGAGTTTTGAGTCCCTGGCTGATGGCCAGGTCATTGATCCAACCGGAGGGGCCGCAAGCTTCCATGACGACAAGGTCGACTTTGCGTGACGCGAAGACTTTGGCAAGATAATCGCGTTCAGTCGCAGCGACTTGGAATTCAGCTTTGCGTGTTTTGGTGTTGAAAAAGCAGCACATTGTCTTGAATTTGCCGAGGTCGAGAGCGAGAATCAACATGTTGGTTAGCTCCATGGGTTTGGGGGTGGAAGAATGTGACAACGGTCGTTACAGCGACCAAAGATCACGGGTCTGAGTCGCCAGATTTTATTCGAATGGCTCCCGCCCCAAACCCAGGACTTACATGGATTCTTTCTGTCACTGAAGTCATCGAGGCGTGGGCATGACTGAGAGCACTGCGCAACTCCTCGCCCACATCACGATCCACGAGACAATCGACGATGTGGCTGCGAAGTTGGTCGCTTGCAATGAAGACGGTTCTTTGAGTTTTGGCTATTCCGCAACTTCAGTTGGAGAATGCGATCCGGAGCAGCTAAGCGCTGGTACTGACTTCAGAGACTACATTCTTGAGGGCTTCGTGAAATACAGATTGCAAATGGTACCAGTAGAGAATTGCTCATTGCTAAAAGTATCTGGATACGGCAGTAACCGTGACTACGCGATCGTTTCTGCCATCAAACACTACTTGCATGCGGCTTCTGTCGTTCGATACGACGTAGCTATACTCGAGTGACGGTCGTTTGTGCAGTACAATCGTGACAGAATCGGGTAAGGATGCCCGTTGCCGGGCACCCTCCCCACACCACCGAGCCTATGGAGCGGCATTAAGTGGTTCAATTAAGGACTTCCGCGGGTCGTTAAACATGCTGCGTGTTCCCAGTCTTGAGGCAATGGATTGATCCTTCTGGCGGTCTGAAAAGTCACTCCCTTTGACTGGAGTCCACGAGGTTCAAACCTTGCTATTGACCAATAGGGATGGATTCTCAGGATAGACCGGCTGATTCACCAAGTTACCGTGGAATCCCTGGAGTACCCTCGACGTGTCCAAAGCCAAGATCTATCTCAAAGAACTCTCTGACCAGTTCAAGCGAACGCAAAAGGCCCTGCAAGCATGGAGCCAGGCCGATACCCCCAACATTGCTTTCGACGGTGGAGTCGTGAAGGGAATCAGCGAATCTCTCCGATTCGAGTGGCAGCGATTGATTGACGCATCGGCTGACGACGGACGCGAGGTCGAAGATAAAGCCAAACGCGTTGTGATGGCTCTCGACGACTTCGCACTGAAGTTTGCTCGTTGGATGCGAGCCGCAGCGGTGCAAGCTGATAGCCCGCGAGGAAGCGTTGCGATGTGGGAAGCATGGGAGCGAGTCGAAGCGGCATTCATGCCGGTGAACCAGTCAATACCCAAGCCGGTGAAGTACCTTGTCGACGTTGCCAATGCCCCTCGGGAACAAATCGCCCGGAAGTACGGATGGATCGATGAGCACGGCGAGCCCGATCTGCTGAAGGTTCAGGAAGAGTACGAAACTCCAGGCAAGCACTTCGACAACGAGACTTGGACGAGCCCTGTACTCAAGAGCTACTACGCCAACATCAATCGCCAGTGGCCGGAGCGTGTTGGATCCCGCAAGCCGTTGTTCTCGACGATGAACGAGTTGGATCCCGAACAGACGGCAACTCCTAGGATTGCATGGGAGCAGAACACTAATCGTCACTAATCACCACTAATAAGGAAAAGCAGCAAGATGGTCGCGGTTTTTGATTAGTGCGAATGAGTGGAGATTAGTGTTCCTGCTTTCTCAAGACGCTGAACTTTACATCCTAGCGACGTCCATACTTGTTCTCTGTAGGTTTGCCCCAATTCTGCGGTGTCCCATGGGCTGATGTGCAATCGATCAATTGATCTGATAGAATGCGGTCTAGGTTAGAGTTGATCGCTCACTCGTACCATTCGCTCAT includes these proteins:
- a CDS encoding Imm63 family immunity protein, whose protein sequence is MQTLSALKSSYLEIAQRLHAPIEYVRFAESPQHDGSPHIESNGNGFAYVITERGEEYERKTTTCEDDILYWLVRDLTREMATSFELEHRQANADSRRMFFQKHIELIGTIDRDWENRLKTEYDTVLEQHPFRDIMYEQ
- the ltrA gene encoding group II intron reverse transcriptase/maturase, coding for MKNKEEPSIDLPRGNHSMPGDPSLPESVRMETAGSTVRTDDAATASIEKPALSLFPMSLMEALVENSNIELAWKNVKANRGASGPDGITITEFPAWFRPRWHAIRQQLLDGTCQPNPVRRVSIDKPDGGKRLLGIPNLVDRLIQQAIVQILTPLFDPSFSESSFGFRPKRSAHGAAKQVRRTIRRGYRYAVDMDLSKFFDRVGHDLLMSRVARKVHDKAMLQLIGRYLRAGVIVDGQLHATTEGTPQGGPASPLLANILLDDLDKELEQRGLRFVRYTDDFVIFTRSKRSAERVFESVHRYLTRKLHLVVNLEKSRIVSVDQLEYLGFIFTGLRATINVSAQSIHKFKHRIREITGRSRGISMAHRLKELARYVRGWMGYFALASQLKLFASLEQWIRRRIRCCYWKRWRRVRTRIRNLVALGGPRRQAIRHGKSRKGPWHMSKTIASGVGLTNAWLAAQGVLSMKTLWAELAHLR
- a CDS encoding IS110 family transposase, which translates into the protein MLILALDLGKFKTMCCFFNTKTRKAEFQVAATERDYLAKVFASRKVDLVVMEACGPSGWINDLAISQGLKTLVCSTNEDAWKWSNVKRKTDKDDALKLARMASMNELKAVHMPSEKLREFRSLVKYRKTLDHRICKMKCAIRAWFVNHGITIDSGEKAWNTGRKRIDSFRKPLSECEDKELWRAELDIELTQLDALTAQHDLVVKKLEAIGKNDKRIGRIMTIPGVGPRTAEILVACIDDPHRFSSGREVSAYFGLVPRQYQSGETDRNGRITKRGNPLARTILVECAWASLRYNPWAKSIYERVCGKQRTRKKKAAVALARKIAVLAWALMRDDKDWDPKRMIDVTESFGRMSPTLKATLSEMKPKENSDQRKSRLRREARAIREAAAEKNAKARPVKTKAKTIAKSDKPRKTAATKSSAISKQTPTKPRRARKPVPAA